From Choloepus didactylus isolate mChoDid1 chromosome 25 unlocalized genomic scaffold, mChoDid1.pri SUPER_25_unloc1, whole genome shotgun sequence, a single genomic window includes:
- the LOC119525331 gene encoding olfactory receptor 7A10-like — MESENQTDVSEFILLGLSEDSEVQPLLFGMFLMLYLVTLTGNLLIILAIISDSHLHTPMYFLLSNLSFADIGLTSSTVPNMLVNIQTESKSITYKNCLSQMYFSLLFAGLDNFLLTVMAYDRFVAICHPLHYMVIMSPQLCYLLLLASWILSVLDSLLLDLMVLRLSFCTEFKIPHFFCELNKVVQLACSDTFLNDLVMYFAAGLVVVIPLTGILFSYSKIVSSILNISSAEGKYKAFSTCGSHLSVVFLFYGTVLGVYLSSALTQNSRASTIASVMYMVVTPTLNPFIYSLRNKDIKHALKKLSC; from the coding sequence ATGGAATCAGAAAACCAAACAGATGTTTCAGAATTTATCCTCCTTGGACTCTCAGAAGATTCAGAAGTGCAGCCTCTCCTCTTTGGGATGTTCCTGATGCTGTACCTGGTGACTCTCACTGGGAACCTGCTCATCATCCTGGCCATCATCtctgactcccacctccacacacccatgtatttCCTCCTCTCTAACCTGTCTTTTGCAGATATTGGTCTCACCTCCAGCACTGTCCCAAATATGCTGGTGAACATCCAGACAGAGAGCAAAAGCATAACTTACAAAAACTGCCTCAGCcagatgtatttttccctgcTTTTTGCAGGACTAGACAACTTCTTACTgactgtgatggcctatgaccgctttgTGGCCATCTGTCACCCCTTGCACTACATGGTCATCATGAGCCCTCAGCTCTGTTATCTCCTACTACTTGCATCCTGGATATTGAGTGTCCTTGACTCTCTTTTACTAGACTTAATGGTTTTGCGATTGTCTTTTTGTACTGAGTTCAAAATCCCtcactttttctgtgaacttAATAAGGTAGTCCAGCTTGCTTGTTCTGACACTTTCCTCAATGACCTGGTGATGTATTTTGCAGCTGGACTTGTGGTTGTTATTCCACTCACCGGGATCCTTTTCTCTTACTCTAAGATTGTATCCTCCATTTTGAATATTTCATCAGCTGAAGGCAAGTATAAAGCATTTTCCACTTGTGGGTCTCATCTCTCAGTAGTGTTCCTGTTTTATGGTACAGTTCTTGGAGTgtatcttagttctgctcttacCCAAAACTCAAGGGCAAGCACAATAGCCTCAGTGATGTACATGGTGGTCACTCCCACTCTGAACCCCTTTATCTATAGTCTTAGAAACAAGGACATAAAGCATGCCTTAAAGAAACTCTCCTGTTGA